The following nucleotide sequence is from Leopardus geoffroyi isolate Oge1 chromosome A1, O.geoffroyi_Oge1_pat1.0, whole genome shotgun sequence.
CAAAACTCCTGAAAAAGTAGCGAGACCTCCATTTGGCTGACCCATTTCTCCAGCTGCTTCCtctaaaagttaatattttacgTTTTGAACTAGTGCATCCATCTTAGGCTTCAATACACTTCATTTTTCCTCTCCCCCTTGTCCCGTGCCTCCTTCTGACCCTTTGTTTTGCTGCTGTCTTTAtcattttcatctattttctactcatctcttctctgcctcctttagaaaaagaaataagtgaagggaaaaggaggaaacTAAGTGTAAGGGACAAATATTAAAGATCTGAGTTTCAGAGGATACAGGTTAGTGTTTCAGTCCCCCTTTGTCTTTGTTCTAAGAGTTAGACTGTAGAGGTCACATAGCCCAAAGAGACTGAACTGCCCAAGGATTCAGCATCCATAGCGAACCTCCTCCATTGTCACCCACAAACATCTTCTGCACCCATCATTTCTTGATTCCCACCTCTCCCAGTGaaaagtttccttccttttgaaaaaGGTTGAAAAACATTTCTATAGCTTCTACCTCTGCCCCAATCTTGTTTTCCCACTTTGAGCTGCCCATCCCCTCCTTTCTGCACCTTTGACTCTCCCATACCTCTTCTTTTCAGTGATCATGTAAACCCACTCTTGGCAGACTGTTCATTGGCTAAGTCAACACTTTTCTCCAACCTCCTTTTCTTTGCCTACCTCCACTTTGGAGGCTGGAAGAGTAttttctcagcctcctttgcGACTGGCCTCTATATAACACAGCTGTGGTCAATGAAATGTAAGCCGAAGTCGGCtgaggggcttctgggaaaaCCTGACAAAAGGCACAGATGTTGCTGGTGCTTCCCAtaccctttcttcctgccttgaaTGCAGATGTTTTACTTGAAGCAGAACAGCCATCATATAACCCTGATGGAAAAGCCATGAAACTCAAGGCAttgaattaattttgtctttgaaacGATGCCAGCCTACTTCCAGATTTGttatgtgaggaaaaaaaatccctgtttgCTTGTAAGGATTGTTAACTGGGCTTTCTAGTATTTGTAGCCAAAAAGCTCTTCTGATAGATATACTCTCTCAACCCAATCTCCCTCTAGTTATCTTTCTAAATGTCTTTCTCAGTCAAGATACTAAGTCCTTTTCACTCTCCAGCCTACTAATATTTAACAGGTTATCAATAACCAATGCCAAAGGtcgttttctatttttatcttactttaaccccccaaagcatttgaaaatattaactattcTTACCCTACACAAAATTCTTTTACTTCTGTGCCACCATcttctaatttttccttctgtttttcatttttcttttggctgTTGTTTCCTCTTAGCTCCTACTGGTTCTACTTCCTCCACTTACCCTGTTTGATGACAGTATGCTCAGAGTATCCTTCATCACCACCCTGCTAGTTATTTTAGTCTGTCAGGATCTTCACTTGGATACCTACAGATTGTTTAAAATCCCCCAGACTGAACTTATCACTGACCCACAGAATCAGTCAACTTTATGTGTTCTTAATTATGGCACTACATCCACCCAAATAAATTCAAGTTCCTACATTCCATCAATTACCACATTATCCAGATTCTGCCTCCTTATTGCTtgaattcttcctttcctctcctccactGCCAATTTCTTAGTTTAGCCCTTGAAAAGCAAAGAACATACCTTCCCCAGTCTGATTTTCTGATCATGTCTATCACATATCTAGCACTTATTGtgtatgaaataaatgaaattgtcGTAACTGCTGTCATCACTGTAGATCTATAAAACCTATGACTGTTCTGAATATGTTTTGAGTTGTAAAGATTTCATTACTATGTCAAATTTTCATGTCTATTAGTGTTTAGCatcctttcctttccaatttgataGACTATGATACAAAGATATGTATTTGAATCCTATGTACTTAGAGACTATATTTAAGTTACACTGTTTTGTAATTAGCTTATTTAACAGTAGTTTAATGACTTAATTGAGAACTCAAAACAGCATGCTATGGCATTAAGATCTGTACAGTTATTTCATCACCCAGTAACAATCAACCTATGTTTTAGGGAGAAAATaacagtggggggtgggggtggggaaatggaaggataataatagcatttgGTAGAGGTAGAGACTTTTGACTCAAAACATCCAGGGAAACCAGATTGCAGATTAGGAGCATCtagataacatatataacatgGTAAAAGGTCAAGGATTTCCCAATATTGGttatatttatagcattttagAACTAATCAGGATTCTGGAGACCTTCTAAATTCAAAATCCCTCATTTACCAAATAAGGACACCATGACCTGGTGAAAGAAGGTGACTTGTCCAAGTTAGTGGCAGATGAGGACTACATACCAGGTCTTTGAGCTGTCCAGTTAAGCACTCTCAcattttctctccagtgtgaagtCTCTGATGTCCAAAGGAGATCTGCAGTATGACACAATAGAACTTATCTTCAACACAAATTCTCGTTTAGAACATGAGCTATTTAAACCTTCTGATGTAAAGGAGGAAGTTTTACTTTCTGAAttaagatttttctattttatatggtTTTTCCTGCAGTGGTCTGTATTATCTGATATAGTAATTTATACTTCAACTGAAAGATTCCTACAGTCATTACATTTATGAGGTTTCTATGTTACATGACTATTATCACTGAACAGTTAATCCTAGTGAAGGGTCCAGTGAAAATGTAACTCACGTATGAGTTCTCTGATGTCGTGTAAGGTTTGTACTCCGactgaaggcttttccacattcattacactgatagggtttctctcctgtatgagtTCTCTGATGCACAATTAGGGATGAATTCTTAATGAAGGCTTTTCCACACTGAtcacattcatagggtttctcaccagtatggaTTCTTTGATGTTCAATAAGGTATGCACTCTGGCTGAAGGCCTTTCCACATTCATtgcattcataaggtttctctccagtatgaataaCCTGATGTACAGTAAGGGAAGATCTCCCAGTGAAATGTTTTCCACATACCATACATTCATAaggcttctctccagtatgaattctccgATGTTGAGTAAGAGATGAATTCTtactgaaagctttcccacacTGATTACATTCAAAAGGTTTTACTCCAGAATGAAGTCTCTGGTGTTCTATAAGGTATGTGCTTTGGCTAAAGGATTTCCCACATTTGTTACATTTGTAGGGTTTTTCTCCAGTGTGATTTCGCTGATGCAGGGTAAGAGTTGAGCTTTtactaaaggctttcccacattcactacaCTCGTagggtttttctccagtatgaCTTCTCTGATGTACAATAAGATGCATGCTCTGactgaaggcttttccacattcattgCATTCATAGGGTTTTTCTCCTGTATGAGTTCTTTGATGCACTGTAAGATTCATGCTTTGGGtaaaagctttcccacattcactacatttgtagggtttctctccagtatgaatccTTTCATGTTGAATAAGGGATGAATTTTTACGGAAAGCTTTTCCACACTCTTTACACtgatagggtttctctccagtatgagttCGTTGATGAACAGTAAGGTTCATGCTCTGACTGAaggttttcccacattcattacatttatagggtttctctccagtatgaattctttgatgtACAGTAAGGG
It contains:
- the ZFP2 gene encoding zinc finger protein 2 homolog isoform X1, with the translated sequence MEREGLWHSSLGETWEPDNWLDGQQKNQDRPLGQVSVTHEETLTERRTCGGNEFARCSSQGSILDIKQSIPVGKRPHNQNPHKEDTKQNSELIKTQSMFVGKKIYECNECRKTFSQSSSLLKHQRIHTGEKPYKCNVCGKHFIERSSLTVHQRIHTGEKPYKCNECGKTFSQSMNLTVHQRTHTGEKPYQCKECGKAFRKNSSLIQHERIHTGEKPYKCSECGKAFTQSMNLTVHQRTHTGEKPYECNECGKAFSQSMHLIVHQRSHTGEKPYECSECGKAFSKSSTLTLHQRNHTGEKPYKCNKCGKSFSQSTYLIEHQRLHSGVKPFECNQCGKAFSKNSSLTQHRRIHTGEKPYECMVCGKHFTGRSSLTVHQVIHTGEKPYECNECGKAFSQSAYLIEHQRIHTGEKPYECDQCGKAFIKNSSLIVHQRTHTGEKPYQCNECGKAFSRSTNLTRHQRTHTSPLDIRDFTLERKCESA
- the ZFP2 gene encoding zinc finger protein 2 homolog isoform X2, producing MEREGLWHSSLGETWEPDNWLDGQQKNQDRPLGQVSVTHEETLTERRTCGGNEFARCSSQGSILDIKQSIPVGKRPHNQNPHKEDTKQNSELIKTQSMFVGKKIYECNECRKTFSQSSSLLKHQRIHTGEKPYKCNVCGKHFIERSSLTVHQRIHTGEKPYKCNECGKTFSQSMNLTVHQRTHTGEKPYQCKECGKAFRKNSSLIQHERIHTGEKPYKCSECGKAFTQSMNLTVHQRTHTGEKPYECNECGKAFSQSMHLIVHQRSHTGEKPYECSECGKAFSKSSTLTLHQRNHTGEKPYKCNKCGKSFSQSTYLIEHQRLHSGVKPFECNQCGKAFSKNSSLTQHRRIHTGEKPYECMVCGKHFTGRSSLTVHQVIHTGEKPYECNECGKAFSQSAYLIEHQRIHTGEKPYECDQCGKAFIKNSSLIVHQRTHTGEKPYQCNECGKAFSRSTNLTRHQRTHT